One genomic region from Enterobacter hormaechei ATCC 49162 encodes:
- the yihS gene encoding sulfoquinovose isomerase codes for MKWFNTLSHNRWLEQETDRILDFGKNAAVPTGFGWLGNNGQVRSDMGTHLWITARMLHVYAVAANMGRPGAYALVEHGINALNGPLRDKQHGGWYACVNDEGVVDASKQGYQHFFVLLGAASAVTTGHPEARKLLDDAIEVIERYFWSEQEQMCLESWDEAFSKTEDYRGGNANMHAVEAFLIVYDVTHDRKWLDRALRIASVIIHDVARKGEYRVNEHFDTNWNPIRDYNIDNPAHRFRAYGGTPGHWIEWGRLMLHLRAALEARFETPPEWLLEDAKGLFHATIRDAWAPDGADGFVYSVGWDGKPIVRERVRWPIVEAMGTAYALYTVTGEAQYEAWYQKWWDYCIKYLMDYENGSWWQELDTNNEVTTKVWDGKQDIYHLLHCLVIPRLPLAPGLAPAVAAGLLDSQAK; via the coding sequence ATGAAATGGTTTAACACCCTGAGCCACAACCGCTGGCTCGAACAAGAGACTGACCGCATTCTTGATTTCGGCAAAAACGCCGCTGTCCCGACCGGCTTTGGCTGGCTGGGCAATAACGGGCAGGTGCGCAGCGATATGGGTACCCATCTGTGGATCACTGCCCGCATGCTGCACGTCTACGCGGTGGCGGCGAACATGGGACGTCCCGGCGCGTATGCCCTGGTTGAGCACGGCATAAATGCCCTGAACGGACCATTGCGCGACAAACAGCACGGCGGCTGGTACGCCTGCGTAAACGATGAAGGCGTGGTGGATGCCTCCAAGCAGGGCTATCAGCACTTCTTCGTGCTGCTGGGCGCGGCGAGCGCCGTCACCACTGGCCACCCGGAGGCCCGCAAGCTGCTGGACGATGCCATCGAGGTGATTGAGCGTTATTTCTGGAGCGAACAGGAGCAGATGTGCCTGGAGTCCTGGGATGAAGCCTTCAGCAAAACGGAAGATTACCGCGGCGGTAACGCCAACATGCACGCCGTGGAAGCTTTCCTGATCGTGTATGACGTGACCCACGACCGGAAATGGCTCGACCGCGCCCTGCGCATCGCCTCGGTGATTATTCACGACGTGGCGCGTAAAGGGGAGTACCGCGTTAACGAGCATTTCGACACCAACTGGAACCCGATCCGCGATTACAACATCGATAATCCTGCTCACCGTTTCCGCGCCTACGGCGGCACGCCGGGGCACTGGATCGAGTGGGGCCGCCTGATGCTGCATCTGCGCGCCGCGCTGGAAGCCCGCTTTGAAACCCCGCCAGAGTGGCTGCTGGAAGATGCGAAAGGCCTGTTCCACGCCACCATCCGCGACGCCTGGGCACCTGACGGGGCGGACGGCTTTGTCTACTCCGTAGGCTGGGACGGCAAGCCTATCGTGCGCGAACGCGTGCGCTGGCCAATCGTCGAGGCGATGGGCACGGCTTATGCGCTTTATACCGTAACCGGCGAGGCCCAGTACGAAGCCTGGTATCAGAAATGGTGGGATTACTGCATCAAGTACCTGATGGACTACGAAAACGGTTCATGGTGGCAGGAGCTGGACACCAATAACGAAGTGACCACCAAAGTCTGGGACGGCAAGCAGGATATTTACCATCTGCTGCACTGCCTGGTGATCCCCCGCCTGCCGCTGGCGCCGGGCTTAGCGCCTGCCGTAGCCGCCGGATTACTGGATAGCCAGGCCAAATAA
- the yihT gene encoding sulfofructosephosphate aldolase gives MTMYTLKDITRPSGGFAMLAVDQREAMRLMFAAAGAPVPVTDQHLTDFKVNAAKILSPYASAILVDQQFCYRQIVEQQAVAKSCAMIVAADEFIPGNGIPVDSVVIDKNIDAQAVKRDGGKALKLLVLWRSDEDPQQRLEMVKAFNTLCHDNGLLSIIEPVVRPPRRGAAFDREQAIIDAAKELGDSGADLYKVEMPLFGKGTQQELLAASQKLNENIAMPWVILSSGVDDKLFPRAVSVAMQAGASGFLAGRAVWSSVIGLPDTELMLRDISVPKLQRLGEIVDEMMARR, from the coding sequence ATGACGATGTACACCCTGAAAGATATCACCCGACCTTCCGGCGGTTTTGCGATGCTGGCTGTGGATCAGCGTGAAGCAATGCGCCTGATGTTTGCTGCCGCAGGCGCGCCGGTGCCGGTAACCGACCAGCACCTGACGGATTTTAAGGTTAACGCGGCGAAAATTCTGTCGCCGTACGCCTCGGCGATCCTCGTCGACCAGCAGTTCTGCTATCGCCAGATTGTCGAGCAACAGGCCGTAGCCAAAAGCTGCGCGATGATTGTGGCCGCCGACGAGTTTATCCCGGGGAACGGCATTCCGGTCGACAGCGTGGTGATCGACAAGAACATTGACGCGCAGGCGGTCAAACGCGATGGCGGCAAGGCGCTGAAGCTGCTGGTGCTGTGGCGCAGCGATGAAGATCCGCAGCAGCGGCTTGAGATGGTGAAGGCGTTCAACACCCTGTGCCACGACAACGGACTGCTGAGCATTATCGAACCGGTGGTGCGTCCGCCGCGTCGCGGCGCCGCATTTGACCGCGAACAGGCGATTATCGACGCGGCCAAAGAGCTGGGCGACAGCGGTGCTGACCTCTACAAAGTGGAGATGCCGCTGTTTGGTAAGGGCACGCAGCAGGAACTGCTGGCGGCCTCGCAGAAGCTGAACGAGAACATCGCCATGCCGTGGGTGATCCTCTCCTCCGGCGTGGACGATAAGTTATTCCCGCGTGCCGTAAGCGTGGCGATGCAGGCAGGGGCGTCGGGCTTTTTAGCCGGTCGCGCCGTCTGGTCATCGGTGATTGGCCTGCCGGATACCGAACTGATGCTACGCGATATTTCTGTACCCAAACTTCAGCGTCTGGGTGAGATCGTCGACGAAATGATGGCTCGCCGTTAA
- a CDS encoding sugar kinase, with the protein MTRIVCVGITVLDRIWYLDDLPKEGGKYVAKDYTEVGGGPAATAAVAAAKLGAEVDFIGRVGDDDTGRRLLAELESLGVNTRYTRVFKGARSSQSAVLVDAGGERVIANYPSPDLPVAADWLHEIDFSQWDIVLADVRWHDGAKQAFTLARQQGVPTLLDADVTPQDIAELIALSDHAAFSAPGLRRLTQRDETEDALKKAQTLTNGHVYVTQGRDGCFWLEKGALRHQPGFDVDVVDTTGAGDVFHGAMAVSLGQQLPAADAVRFASAVAALKCTKPGGRAGIPDCDQTRSFLSLFV; encoded by the coding sequence ATGACTCGCATCGTTTGTGTCGGCATTACCGTGCTGGATCGCATCTGGTATCTCGATGATTTACCGAAAGAAGGTGGGAAATATGTCGCAAAAGACTATACGGAAGTGGGCGGTGGCCCGGCGGCAACGGCGGCGGTGGCAGCCGCGAAACTGGGCGCGGAAGTGGATTTTATTGGCCGGGTGGGGGACGACGATACCGGCAGACGGCTACTCGCGGAGCTGGAATCCCTGGGGGTGAATACCCGCTACACGCGCGTCTTTAAAGGTGCCCGCTCTTCGCAATCGGCGGTGCTGGTGGACGCAGGCGGTGAGCGAGTGATAGCCAACTACCCCAGCCCCGATCTGCCCGTGGCGGCAGACTGGCTGCATGAAATCGACTTCTCGCAATGGGATATCGTGTTAGCCGACGTGCGCTGGCATGACGGCGCAAAACAGGCATTTACCCTCGCCCGTCAGCAGGGCGTACCGACCTTACTGGATGCGGATGTCACCCCGCAGGACATTGCGGAGCTGATCGCCTTAAGCGACCACGCGGCCTTCTCCGCGCCGGGGCTGCGGCGTTTAACGCAGCGAGATGAAACCGAAGATGCGCTGAAGAAAGCACAAACGCTCACAAATGGACATGTGTATGTCACCCAGGGGCGAGACGGTTGCTTCTGGCTGGAGAAAGGTGCATTGCGTCATCAACCCGGCTTTGACGTGGACGTGGTGGATACCACCGGGGCGGGCGACGTATTCCACGGTGCGATGGCGGTCAGCCTGGGTCAGCAATTGCCCGCAGCCGACGCGGTGCGTTTTGCCAGCGCCGTCGCAGCGCTGAAATGCACAAAGCCCGGCGGGCGCGCGGGTATACCCGACTGTGATCAAACCCGCTCTTTTTTGTCACTTTTTGTATAA
- the yihX gene encoding glucose-1-phosphatase: MLYIFDLGNVIVDIDFNRVLGAWSDFSRVPLATLKQNFAMGETFHLHERGEISDEAFAERFCQEMGLSLSYEQFSHGWQAVFVAIRPEVIDIMHKLRAQGHRVVVLSNTNRLHTTFWPDEYPEIHAAADKVYLSQEMGMRKPEARIYQAVLQEEGFTAADAVFFDDNADNIEGANQLGITSILVTGKETIPNYFAKQLC, encoded by the coding sequence ATGCTTTATATCTTTGACTTAGGAAATGTAATCGTCGATATCGATTTTAACAGGGTGCTGGGCGCATGGAGCGATTTTAGCCGTGTTCCGCTGGCAACGTTAAAGCAGAATTTCGCGATGGGCGAGACTTTCCATTTGCACGAGCGCGGTGAGATCAGCGACGAAGCGTTCGCAGAGCGTTTCTGTCAGGAAATGGGCCTCTCGTTAAGCTACGAGCAATTTTCCCACGGCTGGCAGGCGGTTTTTGTCGCGATCCGCCCGGAAGTGATCGACATCATGCACAAGTTGCGCGCGCAGGGGCATCGCGTCGTCGTGCTGTCAAATACGAACCGCCTGCATACCACCTTCTGGCCGGATGAATACCCGGAAATCCACGCGGCGGCAGATAAAGTGTATCTCTCCCAGGAGATGGGGATGCGTAAACCTGAGGCGCGCATCTATCAGGCGGTATTGCAGGAAGAAGGATTCACGGCGGCGGATGCGGTCTTTTTTGACGATAACGCCGATAATATAGAGGGAGCTAACCAGTTGGGTATCACTTCCATTCTGGTGACCGGAAAAGAGACGATACCGAACTACTTCGCGAAGCAGTTATGCTAA
- the nadS gene encoding NadS family protein: MEKALFERLTQSIAQMNEIAEGQREPSRTFQIDAMKIKEIRQASGLSQSKFANLISVSVDTLRNWEQGRRSPTGPAKALLRAIANDPQHVITALSQ, from the coding sequence ATGGAGAAGGCGCTGTTTGAGCGATTAACCCAAAGCATTGCGCAAATGAACGAAATTGCCGAGGGCCAACGCGAGCCGTCGCGTACGTTTCAAATCGATGCGATGAAAATTAAAGAAATCCGTCAGGCATCCGGTCTATCACAGAGTAAATTCGCGAATCTCATCTCTGTCAGTGTTGATACGTTGCGTAACTGGGAGCAGGGCAGACGCTCACCTACAGGCCCAGCCAAAGCGCTATTGCGCGCCATTGCTAACGACCCTCAACATGTCATCACTGCGCTATCGCAGTAA
- the fdoI gene encoding formate dehydrogenase cytochrome b556 subunit, with product MRKRDTIVRYTAPERINHWVTAFCFMLAAISGLGFFFPSFNWLMQILGTPQLARILHPFVGVVMFASFIIMFFRYWHHNLINRDDIFWAKNIRKIVVNEEVGDTGRYNFGQKCVFWAAIIFLVLLLVSGVIIWRPYFAPAFSIPVIRFALMLHSFAAVALIVVIMVHIYAALWVKGTITAMVEGWVTSTWAKKHHPRWYREVRQKQEKSSE from the coding sequence ATGAGAAAACGTGACACCATCGTGCGCTACACCGCGCCGGAACGCATCAACCACTGGGTCACCGCCTTCTGCTTCATGCTGGCGGCGATAAGCGGGCTGGGATTCTTCTTCCCGTCCTTCAACTGGCTGATGCAGATACTGGGTACGCCGCAGCTGGCGCGCATCCTTCACCCGTTCGTGGGTGTGGTGATGTTTGCCTCGTTTATCATCATGTTTTTCCGCTACTGGCACCATAACCTAATCAATCGGGATGATATCTTTTGGGCGAAGAATATTCGTAAGATCGTCGTCAACGAGGAAGTGGGTGACACCGGGCGTTATAACTTCGGCCAGAAATGCGTATTCTGGGCGGCGATTATCTTCCTGGTCCTGTTGCTGGTGAGCGGCGTGATCATCTGGCGTCCGTACTTTGCGCCTGCTTTCTCAATCCCGGTGATCCGATTTGCGCTGATGCTGCATTCATTTGCCGCAGTGGCGTTAATTGTGGTTATCATGGTGCATATTTACGCCGCCCTCTGGGTGAAAGGCACCATTACCGCGATGGTGGAAGGATGGGTAACCAGTACGTGGGCGAAGAAACATCACCCGCGCTGGTACCGTGAAGTCCGCCAGAAACAGGAAAAGTCATCTGAATGA
- the fdhE gene encoding formate dehydrogenase accessory protein FdhE encodes MSIRIIPQDELGSSEKRTAEYIPPLLFPRLKNLYNRRAERLRELAENNPLGDFLRFAALVAHAQEVVLYDHPLQMDLTARIKEASEQGKPPLDIHVLPRDKHWHKLLHSLIAELKPEMSGTALAVIENLEKASDQELEEMASALFASDFSLVSSDKAPFIWAALSLYWAQMASLIPGKARAEYGEARQFCPVCGSMPVSSMVQIGTTQGLRYLHCNLCETEWHVVRIKCSNCEQTRDLNYWSLENEDAAVKAESCGDCGTYLKILYQEKDPKVEAVADDLASLILDAKMEQEGFARSSINPFLFPGEGE; translated from the coding sequence ATGAGTATTCGCATAATCCCGCAAGATGAGCTGGGGTCGAGCGAGAAACGTACGGCGGAGTATATTCCGCCGTTGTTATTCCCCAGACTCAAGAACCTCTACAACCGCCGCGCAGAGCGTCTGCGCGAGCTGGCAGAGAACAACCCGCTGGGCGATTTTCTGCGTTTTGCCGCGCTGGTCGCCCATGCGCAGGAAGTGGTGCTGTACGACCACCCACTGCAAATGGACCTGACCGCACGCATTAAGGAAGCCAGCGAGCAGGGCAAGCCGCCGCTGGATATTCACGTCCTGCCGCGTGACAAGCACTGGCATAAGCTGCTGCATTCCCTGATTGCCGAGCTGAAGCCCGAGATGAGCGGCACGGCGCTGGCGGTCATTGAGAACCTGGAAAAAGCCTCCGATCAGGAGCTGGAAGAGATGGCGAGCGCGCTGTTCGCGTCTGACTTCTCGCTGGTCAGCAGCGATAAAGCGCCGTTCATCTGGGCTGCGCTGTCACTCTACTGGGCACAAATGGCGAGCCTGATCCCGGGCAAAGCCCGCGCCGAATACGGCGAAGCGCGCCAGTTCTGCCCGGTGTGTGGTTCAATGCCGGTCTCCAGCATGGTACAGATTGGCACCACGCAGGGGCTGCGCTATCTGCACTGCAACCTGTGTGAAACCGAGTGGCATGTGGTGCGCATCAAGTGCAGCAACTGCGAGCAGACCCGCGATCTGAACTACTGGTCACTGGAAAATGAAGATGCGGCGGTGAAAGCTGAAAGCTGCGGCGACTGCGGGACCTACCTGAAGATTCTGTATCAGGAAAAAGACCCGAAAGTCGAAGCCGTGGCCGACGATCTCGCCTCGCTGATTCTGGACGCGAAGATGGAGCAGGAGGGCTTTGCCCGTAGCTCTATCAACCCGTTCCTGTTCCCGGGTGAAGGGGAGTAA
- the fdxH gene encoding formate dehydrogenase subunit beta, with protein MAYQSQDIIRRSATNGFTPAPQARDHQQEVAKLIDVTTCIGCKACQVACSEWNDIRDEVGHNVGVYDNPADLTAKSWTVMRFSEVEQNDKLEWLIRKDGCMHCADPGCLKACPSEGAIIQYANGIVDFQSEQCIGCGYCIAGCPFDVPRMNPEDNRVYKCTLCVDRVNVGQEPACVKTCPTGAIHFGSKEDMKTLAAERVGELKTRGYDNAGLYDPAGVGGTHVMYVLHHADKPNLYHGLPENPEISATVKFWKGIWKPLAAVGFAATFAASIFHYVGVGPNRAEEEDDNLHEEKDEVRK; from the coding sequence ATGGCTTATCAATCTCAGGACATTATCCGTCGTTCCGCGACTAACGGTTTCACGCCCGCGCCTCAGGCGCGGGACCACCAGCAGGAAGTGGCCAAGCTTATCGACGTGACCACCTGTATCGGCTGTAAAGCCTGTCAGGTGGCCTGTTCAGAGTGGAACGACATCCGTGACGAAGTGGGTCACAACGTCGGGGTGTACGACAACCCGGCGGACCTGACCGCCAAGTCCTGGACGGTAATGCGTTTCTCGGAAGTGGAGCAGAACGACAAACTGGAATGGCTTATCCGCAAAGACGGCTGTATGCACTGTGCGGATCCGGGCTGTCTGAAGGCGTGTCCGTCAGAAGGGGCTATCATTCAGTATGCCAACGGCATCGTCGACTTCCAGTCCGAGCAGTGCATTGGCTGCGGCTACTGCATCGCGGGCTGTCCGTTCGACGTGCCGCGCATGAACCCGGAAGACAACCGCGTCTACAAATGTACGCTGTGCGTTGACCGCGTCAATGTCGGTCAGGAGCCAGCGTGCGTGAAGACCTGCCCAACCGGCGCTATCCACTTTGGCTCCAAAGAGGATATGAAAACGCTGGCGGCAGAGCGCGTGGGCGAGCTGAAAACCCGTGGTTACGACAACGCGGGCCTGTACGATCCAGCCGGGGTGGGCGGTACGCACGTGATGTACGTGCTGCACCACGCCGACAAGCCGAATCTGTATCACGGCCTGCCGGAGAACCCGGAAATCAGCGCCACCGTGAAGTTCTGGAAAGGCATCTGGAAACCGCTGGCAGCGGTCGGTTTTGCTGCCACCTTCGCAGCGAGCATCTTCCACTACGTCGGCGTTGGTCCGAACCGCGCGGAAGAGGAAGACGACAACCTGCATGAAGAGAAAGACGAGGTGCGCAAATGA
- the yihU gene encoding sulfolactaldehyde 3-reductase — protein MSAIAFIGLGQMGAPMAKNLLKQGHQLNVFDVNPQAVQALVESGARAAATPAQAATDAEFVITMLPNGDLVRSVLFGEHGVCEGLSRDALVIDMSTIHPLQTDALIRDMAERGFSLMDVPVGRTSDHAIAGTLLLLAGGTAPQVERATPVLMAMGNELINAGGPGMGIRVKLINNYMSIALNALSAEAAVLCEALGLSFDVALKVMSGTPAGKGHFTTSWPNKVLKGDLSPAFMIDLAHKDLGIALDVANQLHVPMPLGAASREVYNQARAAGRGREDWTAILEQVRASAGLKKSH, from the coding sequence ATGTCAGCAATCGCATTTATCGGCTTAGGACAGATGGGCGCGCCAATGGCGAAGAATCTGTTGAAACAGGGCCATCAGCTTAACGTTTTTGATGTGAACCCGCAGGCGGTTCAGGCGCTGGTAGAGAGCGGCGCCCGGGCGGCGGCTACGCCCGCGCAGGCAGCAACGGATGCCGAATTCGTGATCACCATGCTGCCAAACGGCGACCTGGTGCGCAGCGTGCTGTTCGGCGAGCACGGCGTGTGCGAAGGGTTATCCCGCGACGCGCTGGTGATTGATATGTCCACCATTCACCCACTGCAAACCGACGCGCTGATCCGCGACATGGCTGAGCGTGGCTTCAGCCTGATGGACGTGCCCGTCGGACGCACCTCTGACCATGCCATTGCCGGTACGCTGCTCCTGCTGGCAGGCGGTACGGCGCCGCAGGTTGAGCGTGCCACCCCGGTATTAATGGCGATGGGCAATGAACTGATTAACGCTGGCGGGCCGGGGATGGGCATCCGCGTGAAGCTCATCAATAACTACATGAGCATCGCCCTGAACGCGCTTTCCGCCGAGGCGGCGGTGCTGTGTGAAGCGCTCGGCCTCTCCTTCGATGTTGCGCTGAAGGTCATGAGCGGTACGCCAGCGGGTAAAGGCCACTTCACCACCTCATGGCCGAACAAGGTACTGAAAGGGGATCTTTCCCCCGCCTTCATGATCGACCTTGCGCATAAAGATCTGGGGATCGCCCTCGACGTGGCCAACCAGCTCCACGTTCCGATGCCGCTGGGCGCGGCGTCCCGCGAAGTTTACAACCAGGCACGCGCCGCCGGGCGCGGGCGCGAAGACTGGACGGCCATTCTTGAACAGGTTCGCGCATCTGCCGGGCTGAAAAAATCACACTGA
- a CDS encoding DeoR/GlpR family DNA-binding transcription regulator: MSLTELTGNPRHDQLLTLIADRGYMNIDELAQLLDVSTQTVRRDIRKLSEQGLITRHHGGAGRASSVVNTAFEQREVSLTEEKRAIAEAIADYIPDGSTIFITIGTTVEHVARALLNHNHLRIITNSLRVAHILYKNPRFEVMVPGGTLRPHNGGIIGPAATAFVSGFRADYLVTSVGAIEHDGEMMEFDVNEASVVKTMMAHSRHILLAADHTKYHASAAVEIGNVAQATALFTDELPGSVLQNHLKSSKVEVVEVNSGEEQQAG; the protein is encoded by the coding sequence ATGAGCCTTACCGAACTGACCGGCAACCCGCGTCACGATCAGCTGCTGACGCTGATTGCCGATCGCGGCTATATGAACATTGATGAACTGGCGCAACTGCTGGATGTGTCGACGCAAACCGTGCGCCGGGATATCCGCAAGCTCAGCGAGCAGGGGCTGATCACACGTCATCACGGCGGTGCGGGCAGGGCATCCAGCGTGGTCAATACGGCGTTCGAGCAGCGCGAAGTCTCGCTGACCGAAGAGAAACGGGCGATTGCCGAAGCGATTGCGGACTATATTCCCGACGGCTCGACTATTTTCATCACCATCGGGACGACCGTGGAGCACGTCGCGCGGGCGCTGCTCAACCATAATCATCTGCGCATCATCACCAACAGCCTGCGGGTGGCGCATATTCTGTATAAGAATCCGCGCTTTGAAGTGATGGTGCCGGGCGGCACGCTGCGCCCGCACAACGGCGGCATTATCGGCCCGGCGGCGACGGCGTTTGTGTCTGGCTTCCGGGCGGACTACCTCGTGACCAGCGTCGGGGCGATTGAACACGACGGCGAGATGATGGAATTTGATGTTAACGAAGCCAGCGTGGTGAAAACCATGATGGCCCACTCCCGCCATATTTTACTGGCCGCCGATCATACGAAATACCACGCCTCCGCGGCGGTTGAAATTGGCAACGTTGCGCAGGCAACAGCGCTGTTCACCGATGAGCTGCCCGGCTCGGTGCTGCAAAATCACCTCAAATCCAGCAAGGTTGAGGTTGTCGAAGTCAATTCCGGAGAAGAGCAGCAGGCTGGCTGA
- the dtd gene encoding D-aminoacyl-tRNA deacylase, giving the protein MIALIQRVTRASVTVEGEVTGEIGPGLLVLLGVEKDDDEQKANRLCERVLGYRIFSDAEGKMNLNVQQAGGSVLVVSQFTLAADTERGMRPSFSKGAAPDRAEALYEYFVERCRQQDMNTQTGRFAADMQVSLVNDGPVTFWLQV; this is encoded by the coding sequence ATGATTGCATTGATTCAGCGCGTAACCCGTGCCAGCGTCACCGTGGAGGGAGAGGTGACGGGTGAAATTGGCCCAGGACTTTTGGTGCTATTAGGTGTCGAAAAGGATGACGACGAACAAAAAGCCAATCGCTTGTGTGAGCGCGTACTGGGCTACCGCATTTTCAGTGATGCGGAAGGCAAGATGAACCTGAACGTTCAGCAGGCGGGCGGCAGCGTGCTGGTGGTCTCCCAGTTTACGCTGGCCGCCGATACCGAACGCGGCATGCGTCCGAGTTTTTCAAAAGGCGCGGCACCGGATCGTGCTGAAGCCCTTTACGAGTACTTTGTTGAGCGCTGTCGCCAGCAGGACATGAACACACAAACCGGACGATTCGCTGCGGATATGCAGGTATCGCTGGTGAACGATGGCCCCGTCACATTCTGGCTCCAGGTATGA
- the fabY gene encoding fatty acid biosynthesis protein FabY: MYHLRVPQTEEELDAYYHFRWEMLRKPLHQPKGSERDAWDAMAHHQMVVDEEGNLVAVGRLYINADNEASIRFMAVHPSVQDKGLGTLMAMTLESVARQEGVKRVTCSAREDAVEFFSKLGFVNQGEITAPQTTPIRHFLMIKPIATLDDILHRADWCGQLQQAWYQHIPLSEKMGVRIQQYTGQKFITTMPETGNQNPHHTLFAGSLFSLATLTGWGLIWLMLRERHLGGTIILADAHIRYSAPISGKPSAVADLGALGGDLDRLARGRKARVQMQVELFGDETPGAVFEGTYIVLPAKPYGAYEEGGNEEE, from the coding sequence ATGTATCACCTTCGAGTACCGCAAACGGAAGAAGAATTAGACGCTTATTACCATTTCCGCTGGGAAATGCTGCGCAAGCCACTGCATCAACCGAAAGGATCGGAACGCGACGCCTGGGACGCGATGGCGCACCACCAGATGGTGGTTGATGAAGAGGGCAACCTCGTTGCCGTAGGACGTCTGTATATCAATGCCGACAACGAAGCCTCAATCCGCTTTATGGCCGTTCACCCCTCCGTACAGGACAAAGGCCTCGGAACGCTGATGGCAATGACGCTGGAATCCGTCGCCCGTCAGGAAGGGGTCAAGCGCGTCACCTGTAGCGCCCGCGAAGATGCCGTTGAGTTCTTTTCCAAGCTCGGTTTCGTGAATCAGGGGGAAATCACCGCCCCGCAAACTACGCCGATTCGTCACTTTTTGATGATCAAACCCATCGCCACCCTGGACGATATTCTCCATCGCGCCGACTGGTGCGGGCAGCTCCAGCAGGCGTGGTATCAGCACATTCCGCTCAGTGAAAAAATGGGCGTGCGTATTCAGCAGTACACCGGTCAAAAATTCATTACCACCATGCCGGAAACCGGCAACCAGAACCCGCACCATACCCTGTTTGCCGGCAGCCTGTTTTCCCTCGCCACGCTCACAGGCTGGGGGCTGATTTGGCTGATGCTGCGCGAGCGTCATCTCGGCGGCACCATTATTCTGGCCGATGCCCATATCCGCTACAGCGCGCCGATCAGCGGTAAGCCGAGCGCGGTGGCGGACCTGGGCGCACTGGGCGGTGACCTTGATCGTCTGGCGCGTGGCCGCAAAGCACGTGTGCAGATGCAGGTTGAGCTATTTGGCGATGAAACACCGGGCGCGGTGTTTGAAGGAACTTACATCGTTCTTCCTGCGAAGCCGTATGGTGCGTATGAGGAGGGCGGGAACGAGGAGGAGTAA
- a CDS encoding virulence factor BrkB family protein, with amino-acid sequence MLKTVHQKANHHTRPLRAWLKLLWHRIDEDNMTTLAGNLAYVSLLSLVPLVAVIFALFSAFPMFADVSMQLRHFVFANFIPATGDVIQNYIEQFVANSSKMTAVGACGLIVTALLLMYSIDSALNTIWRSKKVRPKVYSFAVYWMILTLGPLLAGASLAISSYLLSLRWATDLNSVIDNVLRIFPLILSWLSFWLLYSVVPTTRVPNRDAVVGALVAALLFELGKKGFALYITMFPSYQLIYGVLAVIPILFVWVYWTWCIVLLGAEITVTLGVYRELKKAAEAEKQQEADQP; translated from the coding sequence ATGCTAAAAACCGTTCATCAAAAAGCCAATCACCACACGCGCCCGCTCAGGGCGTGGCTGAAACTCCTCTGGCACCGTATTGATGAGGACAACATGACCACGCTGGCGGGCAATCTCGCTTACGTGTCGTTGCTCTCACTGGTTCCGCTGGTGGCGGTGATTTTTGCGCTTTTTTCGGCGTTTCCGATGTTTGCCGATGTGAGCATGCAGCTTCGCCATTTTGTTTTCGCGAACTTTATTCCTGCCACCGGCGATGTGATCCAGAACTACATTGAGCAGTTTGTCGCCAACTCCAGCAAGATGACGGCGGTGGGGGCGTGCGGGCTTATTGTTACCGCGCTGCTGCTGATGTACTCCATCGACAGTGCGCTCAACACCATCTGGCGGAGCAAAAAAGTCCGGCCAAAGGTTTACTCCTTTGCCGTCTACTGGATGATTTTAACCCTTGGCCCATTGCTGGCGGGGGCAAGCCTGGCGATCAGTTCCTACCTTCTTTCGCTGCGCTGGGCGACCGACTTAAACAGCGTGATCGACAACGTGCTGCGTATCTTCCCGCTGATTTTATCGTGGCTTTCGTTCTGGCTGCTCTATAGCGTAGTGCCAACCACGCGCGTACCCAACCGGGATGCCGTGGTGGGTGCGCTGGTCGCGGCGTTGCTCTTTGAGCTGGGCAAGAAAGGATTCGCGCTTTACATCACCATGTTTCCCTCTTATCAGCTGATTTACGGCGTGCTGGCGGTGATCCCCATTTTGTTTGTCTGGGTCTACTGGACGTGGTGTATCGTCTTGCTTGGCGCCGAAATAACTGTCACTCTCGGGGTCTACCGGGAACTCAAAAAAGCAGCAGAAGCTGAAAAACAACAAGAAGCAGACCAACCATGA